The proteins below come from a single Paracoccus sp. SCSIO 75233 genomic window:
- the rimO gene encoding 30S ribosomal protein S12 methylthiotransferase RimO, producing the protein MSQNPPQLRPDLARAAVPDARRDGQPTIGMVSLGCPKALVDSERILTRLRAEGYAISPDYSGADAVIVNTCGFLDSAKAESLDAIGEALTENGRVIVTGCLGAEPDYITGAHPKVLAVTGPHQYEQVLDAVHGAVPPSPDPFVDLLPASSVSLTPRHYSYLKISEGCNHKCKFCIIPDMRGRLASRPAHAVIREAEKLVEAGVKELLVISQDTSAYGVDLKHAETRGHRAHITDLARDLGGLGAWVRLHYVYPYPHVRNLIPLMAEGLVLPYLDIPFQHAHPDTLKRMARPAAAAKTLDEIAAWRADCPDITLRSTFIVGYPGETEAEFQTLLDWLDEAQLDRVGCFQYENVAGARANDLPDHVPDEIKQDRFDRFMQKAQAISEAKLAAKVGQRLEVIVDEVDEQGATCRTKADAPEIDGNLFIDDGFGALNPGDIVAVTVDEAGEYDLWGRL; encoded by the coding sequence ATGAGCCAGAACCCGCCCCAGCTTCGCCCCGACCTTGCCCGCGCCGCCGTGCCGGATGCCCGTCGTGACGGCCAGCCAACCATCGGTATGGTCAGCCTTGGCTGCCCGAAGGCGCTGGTGGACAGCGAACGCATTCTGACCCGGCTGCGGGCGGAGGGCTATGCGATCAGCCCCGATTATTCCGGCGCGGACGCGGTGATTGTGAACACCTGCGGCTTCCTCGACAGTGCCAAGGCGGAATCGCTGGATGCGATTGGCGAGGCGCTGACGGAGAACGGGCGGGTGATCGTCACCGGCTGTCTGGGGGCGGAGCCCGATTATATCACCGGCGCACATCCAAAGGTGCTGGCCGTCACCGGGCCGCATCAATATGAACAGGTGCTGGACGCGGTGCATGGCGCGGTGCCGCCCAGCCCCGATCCTTTCGTGGACCTGCTGCCTGCCAGCAGCGTCAGCCTGACCCCACGCCATTACAGCTATCTGAAGATTTCCGAAGGCTGTAACCACAAATGCAAATTCTGCATCATCCCCGATATGCGCGGCCGTCTGGCCAGCCGCCCTGCCCATGCCGTCATCCGCGAGGCGGAAAAGCTGGTCGAGGCGGGGGTGAAGGAACTGCTGGTCATCTCGCAGGATACCTCGGCCTATGGGGTGGATCTGAAACATGCCGAAACCCGTGGCCATCGTGCGCATATCACCGATCTGGCCCGCGATCTGGGCGGTCTGGGCGCTTGGGTGCGGCTGCACTACGTCTATCCCTATCCGCATGTGCGCAACCTGATCCCGCTGATGGCGGAAGGGCTGGTGCTGCCTTATCTGGACATCCCCTTCCAGCACGCCCACCCGGATACGCTCAAACGCATGGCCCGCCCGGCAGCGGCGGCGAAAACGCTGGATGAGATCGCGGCATGGCGCGCGGATTGCCCGGACATCACCCTGCGTTCGACTTTCATCGTCGGTTACCCCGGCGAGACGGAGGCGGAATTTCAGACCCTGCTCGACTGGCTGGACGAGGCGCAGCTTGATCGTGTCGGCTGCTTCCAATACGAAAACGTCGCAGGCGCACGGGCGAATGATCTGCCCGACCACGTCCCGGACGAGATCAAGCAGGACCGTTTCGACCGCTTCATGCAGAAAGCTCAGGCGATCAGCGAAGCCAAGCTCGCCGCCAAGGTCGGCCAGCGGCTTGAGGTGATCGTGGACGAGGTCGACGAACAGGGCGCCACCTGCCGCACCAAGGCCGATGCGCCCGAAATCGACGGCAATCTGTTCATCGATGACGGGTTCGGGGCGCTGAACCCCGGCGACATCGTCGCCGTCACCGTCGATGAGGCTGGCGAATACGACCTCTGGGGTCGGTTG
- a CDS encoding HdeD family acid-resistance protein — protein MTARILWIIVGVLSILAGILALANPLAATLTAELIAGWSFLFIGILEIIAAFQVKGWGGRIWIILLGIACVILGIVMLRNPLAGVVSLTILAASLFLVNGIFKAVASFSLRKTGGFWLLLLSGALSIILSIMIFSNFPASALTILGVMLAVELISNGIALIGLSGTREATDGAA, from the coding sequence ATGACTGCTCGTATCTTGTGGATTATCGTCGGCGTGCTTTCGATCCTCGCCGGTATTCTCGCGCTTGCCAATCCTCTGGCCGCGACCCTGACCGCCGAACTGATCGCAGGCTGGTCGTTCCTGTTTATTGGTATTCTTGAAATCATCGCCGCTTTCCAGGTCAAGGGCTGGGGCGGACGGATCTGGATCATCCTTCTGGGCATCGCCTGTGTGATCCTTGGCATCGTGATGCTGCGCAATCCGCTGGCCGGCGTCGTATCGCTGACCATCCTTGCCGCGTCGCTGTTCCTCGTCAACGGCATCTTCAAGGCCGTTGCCTCGTTCTCGCTGCGCAAAACCGGCGGTTTCTGGCTGCTGCTGCTCAGCGGTGCGCTGTCGATCATCCTGTCGATCATGATCTTCTCCAACTTCCCGGCCTCGGCGCTGACCATCCTTGGCGTGATGCTGGCGGTTGAGCTGATCTCCAACGGTATCGCGCTGATCGGCCTGTCCGGGACCCGCGAAGCCACCGACGGGGCGGCCTGA
- a CDS encoding esterase-like activity of phytase family protein, which produces MRYTVAFLACTVALPAFAQEEQTFPATLAGHARLPAMTMVAPPADAPRDLWVSAKFTTNTRNDTPMSVEGKSGEHPTGVFLPFMGQPVQGMSGLAMNRAEDGSWFVLTDNGFGRKVNSPDAALFFHRMMPDFENGTVERRETIFLHDPDGKVPFRITNEATDSRYLTGADFDPESIQYVDGEIWIGEEFGPNLIRADLTGKVLGVYPTLLEGAVLTGPDTAGTIVPAAAGTDYRVQRSGGYEGMALNPETGLLWAMMEKPLLGENGEPEGDSLLVQTFDPKTGEWTGDRYGFKLSEGAAAIGDFNFIDATRALVIERDNGEGDAANACAEGATDVSACYPSPALVKNIVLVDTASTDEEGNMRRIGHINLLDINDPDGLALPGTAAEEGKLTFPFVTIEDVARVDETHILVANDNNLPFSGGREIGKAADNEFILLSVPEMLSAE; this is translated from the coding sequence ATGCGTTATACCGTTGCTTTCCTCGCCTGCACCGTGGCCCTGCCGGCCTTCGCGCAGGAGGAACAGACCTTCCCCGCCACCCTTGCCGGTCACGCCCGGCTGCCTGCCATGACGATGGTGGCACCACCCGCCGATGCGCCGCGCGATCTGTGGGTCTCGGCCAAGTTCACCACCAACACCCGCAACGACACCCCGATGAGCGTCGAGGGCAAGTCGGGCGAACATCCGACCGGCGTTTTCCTGCCCTTCATGGGTCAGCCGGTTCAGGGCATGTCCGGTCTCGCCATGAACCGGGCCGAGGATGGAAGCTGGTTCGTGCTGACCGATAACGGTTTCGGTCGCAAGGTGAACAGCCCCGATGCGGCGCTGTTCTTCCATCGCATGATGCCCGATTTCGAAAACGGCACGGTCGAACGTCGGGAGACGATCTTTCTGCACGATCCTGACGGCAAGGTGCCTTTCCGCATCACCAACGAAGCGACCGACAGCCGCTATCTGACCGGCGCCGATTTCGACCCGGAAAGCATCCAGTATGTCGACGGTGAAATCTGGATTGGCGAGGAGTTCGGCCCGAACCTGATCCGTGCCGACCTGACCGGCAAGGTGCTTGGCGTTTACCCGACGCTGCTGGAAGGTGCGGTCCTGACCGGCCCCGACACCGCCGGGACCATCGTTCCTGCCGCCGCTGGCACCGATTATCGCGTGCAGCGTTCGGGCGGCTATGAAGGCATGGCGCTGAACCCGGAAACCGGCCTCCTTTGGGCGATGATGGAGAAGCCGCTTCTGGGCGAGAATGGCGAGCCGGAGGGCGATTCGCTGCTGGTTCAGACCTTCGATCCGAAAACCGGCGAATGGACCGGCGACCGCTACGGCTTCAAACTGTCCGAGGGTGCCGCCGCCATCGGTGATTTCAACTTCATCGATGCCACCCGCGCGCTGGTGATCGAGCGTGACAATGGCGAGGGCGACGCCGCCAATGCCTGTGCCGAGGGCGCGACGGATGTCTCGGCCTGCTACCCGAGCCCGGCTTTGGTCAAGAACATCGTTCTGGTCGACACCGCCAGCACCGATGAAGAGGGTAATATGCGCCGCATCGGCCATATCAACCTGCTCGACATCAACGATCCCGACGGTCTGGCGCTGCCCGGCACCGCCGCCGAAGAGGGCAAGCTGACCTTCCCCTTCGTGACCATCGAAGATGTCGCCCGCGTCGATGAAACCCATATCCTCGTCGCCAACGACAACAACCTGCCCTTCTCGGGCGGTCGCGAAATCGGCAAGGCTGCGGATAACGAGTTCATCCTGCTGTCCGTGCCGGAAATGCTGTCGGCGGAATAA
- a CDS encoding ABC transporter permease — protein sequence MNTGAIWSIYRHEMTRFFRTVWQSIASPVISTVLYFVVFGAAIGGRIQSVEGIEYGAFIVPGLMMLTMLQQSVSNASFGIYFPKFSGTIYEYLVAPAGWIEVTAGFVGAAATKAILIAVLILLTSFFFVGVHIVHPFWMVAFLLLTTVSFSLLGFIIGLWAKNFEQLQIVPLMVVTPLVFLGGAFYSASMLPPFWEAVAKMNPVLYLISGFRWAFFDLADVPVGLSLFAVSLMLIVCLGVIRWIFLTGWRLRE from the coding sequence ATCAATACCGGCGCGATCTGGTCCATCTACCGGCATGAGATGACGCGGTTTTTCCGCACCGTCTGGCAGTCCATTGCCTCGCCGGTGATCTCCACAGTGCTGTATTTCGTGGTGTTCGGGGCCGCCATTGGCGGGCGCATCCAGTCGGTCGAGGGGATCGAGTATGGCGCGTTCATCGTCCCCGGGCTGATGATGCTGACCATGTTGCAGCAATCGGTGTCCAACGCGTCTTTCGGTATCTATTTCCCGAAATTCTCCGGCACGATCTACGAATATCTCGTCGCCCCGGCGGGCTGGATCGAGGTGACGGCGGGCTTTGTCGGCGCGGCGGCGACCAAGGCGATCCTGATCGCGGTGCTGATCCTGCTGACCAGCTTCTTCTTTGTCGGTGTGCATATCGTGCATCCGTTCTGGATGGTCGCGTTCCTGCTGCTGACGACGGTTTCATTCTCGCTGCTGGGCTTCATCATCGGGCTGTGGGCGAAGAATTTCGAGCAGCTTCAGATCGTGCCGCTGATGGTGGTCACGCCGCTGGTGTTCCTTGGGGGTGCGTTCTACTCCGCCTCCATGCTGCCGCCCTTCTGGGAAGCCGTGGCGAAGATGAACCCGGTTCTATACCTGATCTCCGGCTTCCGCTGGGCGTTTTTCGATCTGGCCGATGTGCCGGTCGGGCTGTCGCTGTTTGCCGTGTCGCTGATGCTGATCGTCTGTCTGGGGGTGATCCGCTGGATCTTTTTGACCGGCTGGCGGCTCCGGGAATAA
- a CDS encoding ABC transporter ATP-binding protein: MSAIIEVDHLSKQYANGPKALDDVSLSIGEGEIIAMLGPNGAGKTTLISIICGLVVPTGGTVRVGGHDIRTNWRAARKLIGLVPQEIALEPFETVINAVRFTRGLYGAPPDDAYLEKVLRSLSLWDKRDAATRELSGGMKRRVLIAKALSHEPKVLFLDEPTAGVDVALRREMWQVVEQLRRDGVTIILTTHYLEEAEEMADRIGVINHGKLLLMQPKDELMGEFGKKHLTIELYEPLDALPADLAQRGITLSDDRRRLGYDYDTRSDRTGIAHLLADLARLGIQVRDVATKQSSLEEVFISLVSDDAKPSGGAQQEGAA, from the coding sequence ATGAGCGCGATCATCGAAGTCGATCACCTCAGCAAACAATATGCGAACGGGCCAAAGGCGCTCGACGATGTGTCGCTGAGCATCGGCGAGGGCGAGATCATCGCCATGCTCGGGCCGAACGGGGCGGGGAAGACGACGCTGATCTCGATCATCTGCGGGCTTGTCGTCCCGACCGGCGGCACGGTGCGTGTCGGCGGGCATGACATCCGCACCAACTGGCGCGCGGCGCGCAAGCTGATCGGGCTGGTGCCGCAGGAGATCGCGCTGGAGCCGTTCGAGACGGTGATCAACGCTGTCCGCTTTACCCGCGGGCTTTACGGTGCGCCGCCCGATGATGCTTATCTGGAGAAGGTGCTGCGCAGCCTTTCGCTCTGGGACAAGCGCGACGCCGCGACGCGCGAACTTTCGGGCGGGATGAAACGCCGGGTGCTGATCGCCAAGGCGCTGTCGCATGAACCGAAAGTGCTGTTTCTGGACGAACCGACCGCCGGCGTCGACGTCGCCTTGCGCCGCGAGATGTGGCAGGTTGTCGAGCAGCTTCGCCGCGATGGCGTGACCATCATCCTGACCACGCATTATCTGGAAGAGGCCGAGGAAATGGCCGACCGGATCGGCGTCATCAACCACGGCAAGCTGTTGCTGATGCAGCCCAAGGATGAGCTTATGGGCGAGTTCGGCAAGAAACATCTGACGATTGAGCTTTATGAACCGCTGGACGCGCTGCCTGCCGATCTGGCGCAGCGCGGCATCACGCTGTCGGATGACCGGCGCAGGCTGGGCTACGACTACGACACCCGCTCTGACCGGACGGGGATCGCGCATCTGCTGGCCGATCTGGCGCGGCTTGGCATTCAGGTGCGTGACGTGGCGACCAAGCAGTCGAGCCTTGAGGAAGTGTTCATCTCGCTAGTTTCGGATGACGCCAAGCCATCGGGCGGGGCGCAGCAGGAGGGCGCGGCATGA
- a CDS encoding MFS transporter translates to MDRILRDPRAWGLMFAAMLTIMSNATITPALPGLQAIFADNPDAAFLTRLLITAPSLMVAIIAPFAGVMVDRLGRRGPLLTGLAVYFIAGTAGLYLQSLEAILASRLLLGFGVALIMTSQAALIGDYFDGPERARLMGYQIASTNLGGLIFVMVAGVLAVQNARLPFLIYGLALPMIPLLSRLLPEPPRVEPGDPARHAAAAGEPGWQMTVATMAFAAALTFMIFYGVPTQLPYHLAQIGLDDPRQAGEVMGAMMLSAALMAVASGWLRPYLGRIGMPVCGFLLMGAGFYSLGQADGLVSAMASTPMIGAGLGLAVPTFVTRSLNAAPAHRRGLVSGLVTASFFFGQFLSPIASQPLVARWGYPTTFTIAAAAFVFLAVLLTVMLWRQPTVVDTSRRVR, encoded by the coding sequence ATGGACCGTATCTTGCGCGATCCCCGCGCTTGGGGGCTGATGTTTGCCGCCATGCTCACCATCATGTCCAATGCGACGATCACCCCGGCGCTGCCGGGATTGCAGGCGATCTTTGCCGATAACCCGGATGCCGCTTTTCTGACCCGGCTGCTGATTACCGCGCCATCGCTTATGGTGGCGATCATCGCACCTTTTGCCGGGGTGATGGTCGACCGGCTGGGCCGCCGGGGACCGTTGCTGACCGGGTTGGCGGTCTATTTCATTGCCGGGACGGCAGGGCTTTATCTGCAATCGCTGGAGGCTATTCTGGCCAGCCGGTTGTTGCTGGGCTTCGGGGTGGCGCTGATCATGACCTCGCAGGCGGCGCTGATCGGGGATTATTTCGACGGGCCGGAGCGGGCGCGGCTGATGGGGTATCAGATCGCCTCGACAAATCTGGGTGGTCTGATCTTCGTCATGGTGGCGGGTGTGCTCGCCGTGCAGAACGCAAGGCTGCCATTTCTGATCTATGGACTCGCGCTGCCGATGATCCCTCTTCTGTCGCGCCTGCTGCCAGAGCCGCCGCGGGTGGAGCCGGGCGATCCGGCGCGCCACGCCGCTGCCGCTGGCGAGCCGGGGTGGCAGATGACCGTTGCCACGATGGCATTCGCGGCAGCGCTGACCTTCATGATCTTTTACGGCGTGCCGACCCAGCTTCCCTATCATCTGGCCCAGATCGGGCTGGACGATCCGCGTCAGGCGGGTGAGGTGATGGGGGCGATGATGCTGTCGGCGGCATTGATGGCGGTCGCCTCCGGCTGGTTGCGGCCTTATCTGGGCCGCATCGGCATGCCGGTCTGCGGTTTTCTGCTGATGGGAGCGGGGTTCTATTCGCTCGGTCAGGCCGACGGGCTGGTAAGCGCGATGGCCAGCACACCGATGATCGGCGCCGGGCTGGGGCTGGCCGTGCCGACCTTCGTCACGAGGTCGCTCAACGCGGCCCCCGCACATCGGCGCGGTCTGGTGTCGGGGCTGGTGACGGCTTCGTTCTTCTTCGGGCAGTTCCTGTCACCGATTGCCAGTCAGCCGCTTGTCGCCCGCTGGGGCTACCCGACCACGTTCACCATTGCGGCAGCGGCGTTCGTCTTTCTTGCCGTGCTGCTGACCGTCATGCTCTGGCGTCAGCCGACGGTGGTGGACACGTCAAGGCGTGTCCGTTAG
- a CDS encoding rhomboid family intramembrane serine protease: MFPIRDHNPSERTPYVTYSLIIANLVMFVLTTPWLLGWTELWSRLALYPVAVVNGQYMWGLVTHMFLHAGLMHFGGNMLFLFIFGDNLEDQMGHGGFLGFYLASGLAAAAAQIASNPFEGVPMVGASGAIAGVMGGYLLMFPKARVDVLAIIIIIIKIFTIPAWVMLGLWFLLQVFGSFALMGSEGVAYWAHAGGFIAGIVLTVPLFLRRGGPRFWNRTHGLPPHPATQYSRSRIPEVRR, encoded by the coding sequence ATGTTTCCGATCCGAGATCATAACCCGTCAGAACGCACGCCCTATGTGACCTATTCGCTGATCATCGCCAATCTGGTGATGTTCGTGCTGACCACGCCCTGGCTACTGGGCTGGACAGAGCTGTGGTCGCGGCTGGCGCTCTATCCGGTGGCGGTCGTGAACGGGCAATATATGTGGGGGCTGGTGACCCATATGTTCCTGCATGCGGGGCTGATGCATTTCGGCGGCAATATGCTGTTCCTGTTCATCTTCGGCGATAATCTAGAAGATCAGATGGGGCATGGCGGGTTTCTGGGTTTCTATCTGGCCAGTGGGCTGGCGGCAGCGGCAGCGCAGATCGCATCGAACCCGTTCGAGGGCGTTCCGATGGTGGGTGCCTCCGGCGCGATTGCCGGGGTGATGGGCGGATATCTGCTGATGTTCCCGAAAGCCCGCGTAGATGTGCTGGCGATCATTATCATCATCATCAAGATTTTCACCATACCGGCATGGGTCATGCTGGGGCTTTGGTTCCTGCTGCAGGTCTTCGGCAGCTTCGCGCTCATGGGCAGCGAGGGCGTTGCCTACTGGGCCCATGCCGGGGGCTTCATCGCCGGGATCGTGCTGACCGTGCCGCTGTTCCTGCGCCGCGGCGGTCCGCGCTTCTGGAACCGCACGCACGGACTGCCGCCACATCCGGCAACGCAATATTCCCGCAGCCGCATCCCGGAGGTCCGCCGATGA
- a CDS encoding GFA family protein, giving the protein MSLPPIQTPHRLTCHCGAVELAVTLSDGLNTRRRCDCSFCRRRGAIAVTAPSDGVRIVNGADMLSLYQFNTNTAEHYFCRNCGIYTHHRRRSNPNEYGVNAGALEGVNPRDLDPVPWGDGVNHPSDR; this is encoded by the coding sequence ATGAGCCTGCCGCCGATCCAGACCCCGCACCGCCTGACCTGCCATTGCGGCGCGGTCGAGCTTGCCGTGACCCTGTCGGACGGGCTGAACACCAGGCGCCGCTGCGATTGTTCCTTCTGCCGCAGGCGGGGTGCCATCGCCGTCACCGCCCCGTCGGACGGGGTCAGGATCGTCAATGGCGCCGATATGCTGAGCCTCTATCAGTTCAACACCAATACGGCGGAACATTATTTCTGCCGGAATTGCGGCATCTATACCCATCATCGGCGTCGGTCGAACCCCAATGAATACGGCGTCAACGCAGGCGCGCTCGAAGGGGTCAACCCCCGTGATCTCGACCCGGTGCCGTGGGGTGACGGGGTCAATCACCCCTCCGACCGCTGA
- the ubiG gene encoding bifunctional 2-polyprenyl-6-hydroxyphenol methylase/3-demethylubiquinol 3-O-methyltransferase UbiG: protein MNADSRDPSEIAKFEAMAAEWWDPKGKFKPLHMMNPVRLGYITTQIAAEFSRDLSAPRPFEGLRLLDIGCGGGLLSEPMTRLGAEVVGADAAAKNIEVARLHAAQVGLEIDYRATTAEDLLAAGETFDAVLAMEIVEHVADPPGFVATCHDLLKPGGVLVISTLNRTARSFAAAIIGAEWVMRWLPKGTHDWQRFITPDELGEMMAQAGLGVVDRKGMVFNPVSWDWSLSDRDLSVNYAATGVRAAAGPA from the coding sequence ATGAACGCCGATAGCCGCGACCCGTCCGAGATCGCCAAATTCGAGGCAATGGCCGCCGAATGGTGGGATCCGAAGGGCAAATTCAAGCCATTGCACATGATGAACCCGGTCCGGCTGGGATATATCACCACGCAGATTGCGGCGGAATTCAGCCGAGACCTGAGCGCGCCGCGCCCGTTCGAGGGGCTGCGGCTGCTCGATATCGGTTGCGGCGGCGGGCTTTTGTCGGAACCGATGACGCGGCTCGGGGCCGAGGTTGTGGGGGCCGACGCGGCGGCAAAGAATATCGAGGTGGCGCGGCTGCATGCCGCGCAGGTCGGGCTGGAGATCGACTACCGGGCGACCACGGCCGAGGATCTGCTGGCAGCGGGTGAGACGTTCGACGCGGTTCTGGCGATGGAGATTGTCGAGCATGTCGCCGATCCGCCGGGTTTTGTCGCGACCTGTCACGATCTGCTGAAACCGGGCGGGGTGCTGGTCATCTCCACCCTGAACCGCACCGCGCGCAGCTTTGCCGCCGCGATTATCGGGGCGGAATGGGTGATGCGCTGGCTGCCGAAGGGGACGCATGACTGGCAGCGTTTCATCACCCCCGACGAGTTGGGCGAGATGATGGCGCAGGCCGGGCTGGGTGTCGTCGACCGCAAGGGCATGGTGTTCAACCCGGTCAGCTGGGACTGGTCGCTGTCGGATCGGGATCTGTCGGTGAACTATGCCGCAACCGGCGTGCGGGCGGCTGCGGGGCCTGCCTGA
- the pip gene encoding prolyl aminopeptidase, protein MDRTAGQIGAARLYPQTDPFDRRKIGVGDGHTLYLEQSGNPDGHPVIVLHGGPGGGCSPFMRRFFDPAHYRAILFDQRGCGLSTPRASVKANTTQHLVADIETIRRELGIGRLSVFGGSWGATLALAYAQAHPDKVTALILRGVFLATQAELDWFYGGGAARFWPERWQAFCEPIPEAERGDMIAAYHSRLFCGDKSEERRFARSWIMWENGLAAMDIAHPAGASPDYAHAFARLENHYFQNKCFLEEGQLFQNRDRIEHIPCQIVQGRYDMVCPPSGAWQLAAGWQKCRLRMIPASGHALSEPRIAAELVSVMDELKGVSA, encoded by the coding sequence ATGGATCGCACAGCAGGGCAAATCGGCGCGGCGCGGCTTTATCCCCAGACAGACCCTTTCGATCGGCGCAAGATCGGGGTCGGGGATGGCCACACGCTGTATCTGGAACAATCGGGCAATCCGGACGGTCATCCGGTCATCGTCCTGCATGGCGGGCCGGGCGGCGGTTGCAGCCCTTTCATGCGCCGCTTCTTCGATCCGGCGCATTACCGGGCCATCCTGTTCGACCAGCGGGGCTGCGGCCTGTCCACCCCGCGGGCGAGCGTCAAGGCCAACACCACCCAGCATCTTGTCGCGGATATCGAGACGATCCGGCGGGAACTTGGCATCGGCAGGCTCTCGGTCTTTGGCGGAAGCTGGGGCGCGACGCTGGCGCTTGCCTATGCGCAGGCCCATCCGGACAAGGTGACGGCGCTGATCCTGCGCGGCGTGTTTCTGGCGACGCAAGCCGAACTCGACTGGTTCTATGGCGGCGGCGCGGCGCGCTTTTGGCCGGAACGCTGGCAGGCCTTCTGCGAGCCCATCCCGGAGGCGGAGCGCGGCGACATGATCGCCGCCTATCACAGCCGCCTGTTCTGCGGCGACAAATCGGAAGAGCGCCGCTTCGCCCGGTCATGGATCATGTGGGAAAACGGGCTTGCGGCGATGGATATCGCCCATCCCGCAGGGGCCTCACCCGACTACGCCCATGCCTTCGCGCGGCTGGAGAACCATTACTTCCAGAACAAGTGTTTTCTGGAAGAGGGGCAGCTTTTCCAAAACCGCGACCGGATCGAACATATCCCCTGCCAGATCGTTCAGGGCCGCTACGACATGGTCTGCCCGCCCAGTGGCGCATGGCAGCTTGCCGCGGGCTGGCAGAAATGCCGGCTGCGGATGATACCCGCTTCCGGCCACGCCCTGTCCGAGCCGCGAATCGCCGCCGAGCTGGTCTCTGTCATGGATGAGTTGAAAGGTGTTTCGGCATGA
- a CDS encoding TspO/MBR family protein, translated as MTAFYFFVFLAACGAAAATGSVFLPGAWYQSLKKPSWTPPKKAFPIVWTTLYVASAIAATRIAISDNPGPGLALWSLQIALNTLWTPVFFGAKRMGMGMIVIALLWLVMAAITVVFLQTDLIAGLLMIPYFAWIGLAGALNWRIWRANRNRNK; from the coding sequence ATGACCGCGTTTTATTTCTTCGTCTTTCTGGCCGCCTGCGGGGCCGCCGCCGCAACCGGCAGCGTGTTTCTGCCCGGTGCGTGGTATCAATCGCTGAAAAAGCCAAGCTGGACGCCGCCGAAGAAAGCCTTCCCGATCGTCTGGACGACGCTTTACGTCGCCTCCGCCATCGCCGCCACACGCATCGCGATCAGCGACAATCCCGGCCCGGGCCTCGCACTATGGTCGCTGCAGATCGCGCTGAACACGCTCTGGACGCCGGTGTTTTTCGGCGCGAAACGGATGGGCATGGGCATGATCGTCATCGCACTTCTGTGGCTGGTCATGGCGGCCATCACCGTGGTGTTCCTGCAAACCGACCTGATCGCCGGGCTGCTGATGATCCCCTATTTCGCCTGGATCGGCCTCGCCGGGGCGCTGAACTGGCGGATCTGGCGGGCCAATCGAAATCGCAATAAGTAG
- the rimP gene encoding ribosome maturation factor RimP, whose product MSNDLIAKTAIDRRLAEIISPVIADMGFELVRVRLQGGKTATLQIMADRPDGGINVEDCAEISTVVSATLDVEDPIEDKYMLEVSSPGIDRPLTRMKDFETYEGYDAKLETNQQIDGRKRFTGVLAGVEGDDVLINIEVAGDTQTIGLNFDWLADAKLLLTDELIAEMLRQKKEAGVEIDNLDESMFDEVQTESGAEDDAATKE is encoded by the coding sequence ATGTCGAACGACCTGATCGCCAAGACCGCCATTGACCGCCGCCTTGCGGAGATCATCAGCCCCGTTATCGCGGATATGGGGTTCGAACTGGTGCGCGTCCGCCTTCAGGGTGGCAAGACGGCGACCTTGCAGATCATGGCCGACCGTCCCGATGGTGGCATCAATGTCGAGGACTGCGCCGAGATTTCCACCGTCGTCAGCGCCACGCTGGATGTCGAGGATCCCATCGAGGACAAATACATGCTGGAGGTCTCCTCCCCCGGTATCGACCGCCCGCTGACCCGGATGAAGGATTTCGAAACCTATGAAGGTTACGACGCCAAGCTGGAAACCAACCAGCAGATCGACGGGCGCAAGCGTTTCACCGGTGTTCTGGCGGGGGTCGAGGGCGATGACGTGCTGATCAATATCGAGGTCGCGGGCGACACCCAGACCATCGGGCTGAATTTCGACTGGCTGGCCGATGCCAAGCTGCTGCTGACCGACGAGCTGATCGCGGAAATGCTGCGCCAGAAGAAAGAAGCCGGGGTCGAGATCGACAATCTCGACGAATCCATGTTCGACGAAGTTCAAACCGAAAGCGGCGCAGAAGACGACGCCGCAACGAAGGAGTAA